Proteins co-encoded in one Papaver somniferum cultivar HN1 chromosome 5, ASM357369v1, whole genome shotgun sequence genomic window:
- the LOC113279035 gene encoding uncharacterized protein LOC113279035, giving the protein MHYEAIHNSSASKKGNIWIFWSSSIQRPSIISITDQSITVEVGGALITGVHANTLTVNRRELWMEMEDISLLNKPWLTIGDFNYVLREEENKGVLRPLKISMMEFNNCLHGCGLMQAPHSEIPKPRNIPFKALKVWKNHSGILPLIKESWGKPIQGNPIFIFMSKVNRLKTDIKECNWVVFGDVNKNLKLAEMEVLNSSIASDQEPYNNVLLNKLVTTRGKLEILSQHQNDIIKKKSRVQWLKDGASNTKFFHVNMKVRQAQNMIGGGIESTVPGESAPGPDGFAGWIYKFAWDIVGEDLIDAIRYCWRRNFIPEGLNANFIRLIPKVNNAKKAKQFRPIGLMNFSFKIFTKIWETRLGSIIHKMVSPQQGAFIKGRTIQEQIALASEMVNELNIKRRGGNFGLKIDITQAYDSLSWNFLFQVMSKFGVSDTSIHWLQVLLKSARISVLVNGGPAGYFKVGRWLRQGDPLSPLLFVLAEDALSRNITSMIQQGILKEMVNRKGVKPSNILFTDDVSVFMLVYKWPSRVIKECERIIRNFVWTGDPSKRKQVTLKWNKVCSPLSEGGLGIRRLEVVNKALIMKLFWKIQQGTNEMVKLFQAKFKNKNGDWISYYKKSSIWQGIKWVIAEVQEGTRCLVGNGETISVWKNKWIQDKALEERFQNHTYIQQFLRMKVAGLILEGEWVIPSEMMEMIDINELPALSGGEDKRIWPYTISGNPAISGYGFIGRTHSGEFLIVVSGGLGISTNYYAEILAILNAGEWAVSKGHREVWFRTDSAAAIFAFQSRKVPWFSIKRWEKICASLNSWCFIHSYMEVNFSADGLAKKGANLARGERRVYLSRPEFLVTLEIPNKSYYRFY; this is encoded by the exons ATGCATTATGAAGCAATTCACAACTCAAGTGCATCAAAGAAAGGTAATATATGGATATTTTGGAGCTCATCTATTCAAAGGCCTTCAATCATTTCTATTACAGACCAATCAATAACAGTTGAAGTTGGTGGTGCTTTGATTACTGGAGTTCATGCAAATACCTTAACAGTTAATAGAAGAGAACTATGGATGGAAATGGAAGATATCAGTCTTTTAAATAAACCTTGGCTTACAATTGGAGACTTTAATTATGTGCTTagggaggaagaaaacaagggtGTATTAAGACCACTGAAGATTTCAATGATGGAATTTAATAATTGCTTACATGGATGTGGGTTAATGCAAGCTCCTCATTCAG AaattcctaaaccaagaaatattcCTTTCAAAGCACTTAAGGTGTGGAAGAATCACTCTGGAATCTTACCACTTATAAAAGAGTCTTGGGGCAAGCCAATACAAGGAAATCCAATATTTATTTTCATGTCCAAAGTAAATAGGTTAAAAACTGACATTAAGGAGTGTAATTGGGTTGTTTTTGGAGATGttaataaaaatcttaaattaGCTGAAATGGAGGTTCTTAATTCTTCCATTGCCTCAGATCAAGAACCATATAATAATGTGCTATTGAATAAACTAGTTACAACAAGGGGGAAGTTGGAAATTCTATCTCAACACCAAAATGATATCATTAAGAAAAAATCCAGAGTACAGTGGTTAAAGGATGGAGCTTCAAATACTAAATTTTTTCATGTAAATATGAAAGTTAGACAAGCTCAGAATATGATTG GAGGTGGAATTGAATCAACAGTTCCTGGAG AGAGTGCACCTGGACCAGATGGATTTGCAGGGTGGATATATAAATTTGCTTGGGACATAGTTGGTGAAGACCTCATAGATGCAATACGATACTGTTGGAGGAGAAACTTTATTCCTGAGGGTCTTAATGCAAATTTCATCAGGTTGATTCCAAAAGTGAATAATGCAAAAAAAGCAAAGCAATTTAGGCCTATTGGATTAATGAATTTTAGCTTCAAAATCTTTACTAAAATTTGGGAAACAAGGCTGGGGAGCATAATTCATAAGATGGTTTCACCACAACAGGGAGCTTTTATCAAAGGCAGGACAATTCAAGAACAAATTGCATTAGCTTCTGAAATGGTCAATGAGTTAAATATCAAAAGAAGGGGAGGAAACTTTGGTTTAAAAATAGACATTACTCAGGCATATGATTCACTTAGCTGGAACTTTCTTTTCCAAGTCATGAGTAAATTTGGAGTGTCAGATACTTCAATACACTGGTTACAAGTACTTCTAAAATCAGCTAGAATTTCTGTATTAGTAAATGGTGGTCCAGCAGGATACTTTAAAGTGGGGAGGTGGTTGAGACAAGGTGATCCCTTATCTccacttctttttgttttggcaGAAGATGCTCTCAGTAGAAATATAACAAGTATGATACAACAAGGGATACTGAAAGAAATGGTTAACAGAAAGGGAGTAAAACCATCTAATATTCTTTTTACAGATGATGTATCTGTTTT CATGTTAGTGTATAAATGGCCGTCAAGAGTAATCAAAGAATGTGAGAGGATTATTAGGAACTTTGTATGGACTGGTGATCCCTCTAAAAGGAaacaagttacactaaaatggaATAAAGTGTGTTCTCCTTTAAGTGAAGGTGGACTTGGAATAAGAAGActagaagtggtaaataaagcCCTCATTATGAAACTTTTTTGGAAGATTCAACAGGGGACAAATGAAATGGTTAAATTATTCCAAGCTaaatttaagaataaaaatggagATTGGATCTCATACTATAAGAAATCATCTATTTGGCAAGGAATAAAGTGGGTGATAGCTGAGGTACAGGAAGGAACTAGATGCCTAGTGGGGAATGGTGAAACTATATCTGTGTGGAAAAATAAATGGATACAAGATAAAGCATTGGAAGAAAGATTCCAAAATCATACTTATATTCAACAATTTCTAAGAATGAAAGTAGCAGGTCTCATACTAGAAGGAGAATGGGTTATTCCAAGTGAAATGATGGAGATGATTGATATCAATGAATTACCAGCTTTAAGTGGTGGGGAAGACAAAAGAATATGGCCATATACAATTTCAG GGAATCCTGCCATTTCAGGATATGGTTTCATAGGAAGAACACACTCAGGGGAATTTTTGATTGTTGTATCTGGAGGTTTGGGTATTTCAACAAATTATTATGCAGAGATTTTGGCAATTCTGAATGCAGGAGAATGGGCAGTAAGCAAGGGCCACAGAGAGGTTTGGTTCAGAACAGATTCAGCGGCTGCAATATTTGCTTTTCAGAGTAGAAAAGTTCCATGGTTTTCCATTAAAAGATGGGAGAAAATTTGTGCAAGTCTGAACTCATGGTGCTTTATTCATAGCTACATGGAGGTTAATTTTTCTGCAGATGGTTTGGCAAAGAAAGGTGCTAATCTTGCAAGAGGTGAAAGAAGAGTGTATTTGTCAAGACCTGAATTCTTAGTGACACTAGAAATTCCAAATAAGTCAtattacagattttattaa